The genomic stretch GGGGATCTCCGGCACCGCTTGGAGATCGCCGGCCCGGCCGAGTTGGCGGAACTCGCCCGCACTATGAACCAGATGGCGGCTCAGCTGCAGGAGCGGATCGATGCGGTCATCAGCCAGCGCAACGAATTCGAAACCGTGCTGACCAGCATGGTGGAAGGGATCGTGGCGATTGATCCGCAGGGGCGGGTGCTGAGCTTCAACGCGGCCTTTAGCCGGATGCTGGCGGTGCCGGCGGGCAGGTTAAAGGGCCGTGACATCCACGAGATCATCCGCGACCGCTCTTTTCACCAGCTTTTGGCCGAATCTCAGAACCTCAACAAACTCGTGCAGGGGGACTTCGTGGTGCGCCAACCGGTGGAACGGGTGTTCGACACCCACTGCGTGCCCCTGGCGGGGGTCGCCGCGAAGCCCGCCGGCACCCTGGTGGTGCTGCACGACGTGAGCCGCATGCGGCGCCTGGAAAACGTGCGGCGGGATTTCGTGGCCAACGTTTCCCATGAAATCCGAACTCCCTTGACGGCCATCAAGGGGTTTGTCGAAACCCTGATGCAGGCCGCCGAAGACCCCGAGGAGCGCCGGCGCTTTCTGGACATCATCCAGCGGCATGTAAACCGCTTGAACGACATCCTGGAGGACCTGCTGGCGCTGGCACGCCTGGAGCAGCGGGGGGAGGGGGCGGTTGTCAGCCTGGAACCCACCCCGCTGCGGAAAGTCATGGAAACCGCCGCGCAACTGGTGCAGTGGAAAGCCGACGCCCGCGGGGTGCGCCTGGTGCTGGACTGCGCCCCGGAGCTGACCGCCAAGGTCGACGCCACCCTGCTGGAGCAGGCCTTGATCAACCTGATCGACAACGCTGTCAAGTACAGTCCCGAGAAGGGGACGGTCCAGGTTGCCGCCGCTCGGGCTGACGGGGAGCTTCAAATCCGGGTGCAGGATCACGGGCCCGGAATTCCCCAAAAGTACCAGCCCCGGATTTTCGAGCGCTTTTTTCGGGTGGACAAGGCACGCAGCCGTAAAATCGGCGGGACCGGCCTCGGGCTTGCAATCGTCAAGCATATCAGCCAGGTTCACGGGGGGCGGGTATCGGTGGAGAGCAGCAGTGGCCGGGGGAGTACGTTTACCATTCACCTGCCGGCAGGCGGGTGACGGATCCCGGCGTGCAGGACGATTTCCGGGCGGAGAAGAGCATGTGCGGGGACTGCGGTTTGAATGCGGTCGTTGAACGGCCGGCAAGCGCGGGGGCTCAGGGGCTGCACTCCAGCAGCAGGCGCGATTTGCGCGCCGCAACCAGGCGGTAGTTTTTTCCGGCCAGCCGCAATCCCTCGCGGGCGGCCGTCCTGTCGATGCGGTGGACGTAGACGCTCTGGGGGTCAAGGGCCGGAATGGTCACCTCCACGCGGAGGTGGTGGGGCGGCTCCAGGCCGCGGTAGACCAGCCGCCAGCCGTCGACGGTCACTACCCGGTCGCGCTGCAGCAGCAGGCGCCCCCCGGCGTCACGGGTCGCCCACCACGTGTCGTTCGACCAGAAGGTCACCACGAGGACGAAGACCAGCAGGAGGGTCGTACCCAAAAAAGCCACCGGCAGAATGGTTTTGTTCTCCAGGGTTTTCACGGCCGGCCCTCCCTGATGGGGGTGCCGGAAGCGAGCGATCGTGAAAGGGCCCGGCAAACCGTTTTTTTCCGGGGCCCTGAAATGCCAGCGGCCGGGAAGGCGTCGCCTCTCCGGCCGCTTCAGGTTCTGCTGGCTGTCAACCCCAGACACCCCAACCAAAGGACGCTGTGAACAGAATGGAAAAAATGACAATCGCGATCATCCATTTGTCTTCCTGTTTCATGGGGCCCTCCTCTGGCAAAGGTTCTCCGCCAAGTGCCCGCCGCAGGGGCAGATAAACCGGTGCTTTCAACCGCTCCGGCAAGCGCCGGAGTCAGGGTGGGCACATCTTCAGAATTTTACGCATTTCGCTGCCTCCAGGGGGATTTCCGCCCCCAGGTCATCCCGTCCAAATATTCTAAAAACCCATCATCGATGTGTCCATAGGGCCGTCCCTCAATTATATGGGAAAAACCCCTATGGGTAGGGCGAAGGCCACCCTTTCAAGTCCGCACGGCCGCCGGGACCGCAGCCGCCTGGCCTTCGCGCTGGGCGTTGACACAGTCGCAGTGCCCGCCGAAAGCCTCCAGAAAATGCATGCAGCGGCTGGAAAGGGTGGATTTGCGGTAGAAACGGCACAGGCGATGGTCGGCCCAGTTTTTACCGGCCCGACAAAAGGACATCGCCCCGGGAACGCAAAAATTGGAAGCGGGGGAGCTATTCATCCGGAACTCCTCTTCTGGCGTGTGGCTGCCTGAAACGGCAGTGGGGTTTTGCTGACATCTTCGCAAGGCACGGGCCAAACCCAAAAAAAGTTGCAATCATTTGAAAAAACGGCAATTGTGGAAAAATAGGAGGGGGGTCACAAGTTTTTAAAAACTGCAAAATTGTAAATATTGGTTAAAATAATTTCAAATTTGTAATAAAAATTCCGTTGTTTGATTGCCGGTTAAAAATTTGCGTTCGGACCACTCTGGGGCCCTGTCCCGGTCTCTGGGCAAGGGGCGCCAAATTTCGCCTTTGGGGCTTGCATTGCATCCGGGACGGCACGATATTTGGTATGTTCCGTGACAGTCTCACGGCCGCCCGCCGTCAACGGGCGATCGTCGAAAACCTCGGTTCCAACCCGGTGGACAAAATCATCGCCTGACCTCAGGGGAGCGCCCATGAGACCCCAAAACCGTGAACACCTCAGCCTTTTGTTGGATATCGGGGAGTTGGCCGCCCTCATTACCGAGAGCTCCGATATTCACCACTTTTTGCAAAAAACCGTTGAAATGGTCTCACGCCACCTTTCGGCGACTGTCTGCTCGATCTACCTCCATGAGGAAAATCGCGACGAGTTGGTGCTGACCACGACCCTCGGTCTCAACCCCGGCGCAGTGCAGAAGGTGCGCATGCGGCCGGGTGAGGGGCTGGTGGGCGCCACCTTTGCACACAACCGGCCGGTGTGCGAGGGGGTGGCCGGTGAGAGTCCGCAGTTCAAGTACTTTCCCGAAACCAACGAGGATCGCTTCAACTCTTTCATCGCCGTGCCGATTCGCAGGGGCATCGAGCGGGTCGGGGTGTTGGTGGTGCAGCACGAGGACCGCGACTATTTTGGCGAAATCGACGTCAAGGCCCTGCAGGCGGTGGCCTCCCAGTTGGCCGGAGCCATCGGCAATGCCCGCCTGATGGTCTGTCTGACCCGCTTCGACACCTGTCGCTATGGGGAGCGGGCTGCCGCGCAGACCCTGTTCCTGAAGGGCAAGGCCGCCTCACCGGGCGTGGCCTGGGGGCCGGCGCTGGTCTTTGACCGCAGCCACAGCCGGCTG from Desulfobacteraceae bacterium encodes the following:
- a CDS encoding HAMP domain-containing protein encodes the protein MRKPKPLIWQLIPSYLLIILVSLGAVSWFALNSLNSFFAQRTALDLEIRARILAGQVLENLQPIDVAALRRICRNLGRPTDTRITVILADGTVMADSHEEPSRMENHGSRPEVLQALAVGLGRSERLSSTLGQRMMYVALPLAGEGGTPSAVLRVAIPLTAVEAQVRALFAKVLIGGFFSAILALALAFWVSRRISRPVEELRSGAERFSAGDLRHRLEIAGPAELAELARTMNQMAAQLQERIDAVISQRNEFETVLTSMVEGIVAIDPQGRVLSFNAAFSRMLAVPAGRLKGRDIHEIIRDRSFHQLLAESQNLNKLVQGDFVVRQPVERVFDTHCVPLAGVAAKPAGTLVVLHDVSRMRRLENVRRDFVANVSHEIRTPLTAIKGFVETLMQAAEDPEERRRFLDIIQRHVNRLNDILEDLLALARLEQRGEGAVVSLEPTPLRKVMETAAQLVQWKADARGVRLVLDCAPELTAKVDATLLEQALINLIDNAVKYSPEKGTVQVAAARADGELQIRVQDHGPGIPQKYQPRIFERFFRVDKARSRKIGGTGLGLAIVKHISQVHGGRVSVESSSGRGSTFTIHLPAGG